From a region of the Natronogracilivirga saccharolytica genome:
- the rpmE gene encoding 50S ribosomal protein L31, with product MKKGIHPEYKEVKVILSDGSEVVTRSTMKTKDGVYKAEVDSKNHPFYIGSQKMMSAAGRVEQFNRRFGKKAAKK from the coding sequence ATGAAAAAAGGCATTCATCCTGAATACAAGGAAGTAAAGGTCATTCTCAGCGATGGCAGTGAGGTGGTTACCCGGAGCACCATGAAAACCAAAGATGGTGTTTACAAAGCGGAAGTGGACTCTAAAAACCATCCGTTCTACATCGGCAGTCAGAAAATGATGAGTGCCGCCGGACGTGTAGAACAGTTTAATCGTCGTTTTGGCAAGAAAGCCGCCAAGAAATAA
- the pabB gene encoding aminodeoxychorismate synthase component I: protein MLADSSATVKRNLVFRTVQEFDAWIRSYLRKKKEEGPVVFLDSQLDGHPASSHGYIASNPESVLWYRQDYGDPEGVFEYDARNAGLGAATDRPESWIKREETDPWEALKAYRREHKDWMFGWFSYDLKNRIETLSSANEDRIRLPDLCFFIPSSLLEVDRRQLSVRVLKGPCNTVPAGVAEFNSQNTNGLYSQEIASIDKKLPSGTLKSGEGWQDYRAKIRQIKDYIARGDTYEVNFTHQLESPFESGSLELFDNMRGHGPVPFAAWITYNGVDVCCASPERFLMRKGNRVVSQPIKGTSPRGGTPEEDREIISDILNKEKNKAENVMIVDLVRNDLGKLAKTGTVKTDSLLEVQSFATVHQLVSTVSAEVSTGMASVDIIRACFPMGSMTGAPKIRTMEIIDELETYRRGLYSGAVGYFAPNDDFDFNVVIRTAIIKERRLYYSVGGAITSDSDPEEEWQESWLKARALPVNHTFW, encoded by the coding sequence ATGTTGGCTGATTCATCTGCAACTGTAAAAAGGAATCTGGTGTTCCGGACGGTTCAAGAATTCGATGCATGGATTCGGAGCTACCTTCGGAAGAAGAAAGAGGAGGGACCGGTTGTATTTCTGGATTCCCAGCTTGACGGGCATCCGGCCTCATCGCACGGATACATAGCCAGTAATCCCGAGTCGGTGTTGTGGTACCGGCAAGATTACGGTGACCCGGAAGGTGTTTTTGAGTACGATGCCCGGAATGCAGGTCTGGGTGCCGCGACGGACAGACCTGAATCCTGGATCAAACGGGAAGAAACCGATCCCTGGGAAGCCCTGAAAGCCTATCGCAGGGAGCATAAGGACTGGATGTTCGGATGGTTTTCCTACGACCTGAAAAACAGGATCGAAACGCTTTCCTCTGCTAACGAGGATCGCATCAGATTGCCCGATCTCTGTTTTTTTATCCCTTCGTCGCTGCTGGAGGTCGATCGCAGGCAACTCTCCGTCAGAGTATTAAAAGGCCCGTGTAATACCGTACCTGCGGGCGTGGCAGAGTTCAATTCCCAAAATACTAATGGATTGTATTCACAGGAAATAGCATCCATCGACAAAAAGCTGCCATCCGGCACCCTGAAATCGGGAGAAGGCTGGCAGGACTATCGCGCCAAGATCCGGCAGATCAAGGATTATATCGCCAGGGGGGATACGTATGAGGTGAATTTTACTCATCAGCTCGAGAGTCCGTTTGAATCCGGTTCTCTTGAGTTATTTGATAATATGAGAGGGCACGGACCGGTGCCGTTTGCTGCATGGATTACATACAATGGGGTGGATGTCTGCTGTGCTTCGCCGGAACGTTTTCTGATGCGAAAGGGAAATCGTGTTGTCTCCCAGCCAATCAAGGGGACATCGCCGAGAGGAGGCACCCCTGAAGAAGACAGGGAAATTATCAGCGACATTCTTAACAAGGAGAAAAACAAGGCAGAAAATGTTATGATTGTCGACCTTGTGAGAAATGATCTTGGCAAGCTGGCGAAAACCGGTACTGTAAAAACCGATTCTCTGCTTGAAGTACAGAGTTTTGCGACGGTTCATCAACTGGTTTCCACTGTTTCGGCCGAAGTCAGCACCGGTATGGCATCAGTGGATATTATCCGGGCCTGCTTTCCTATGGGATCAATGACCGGGGCACCGAAAATTCGTACAATGGAAATAATTGATGAACTGGAAACTTATCGCCGGGGGCTTTATTCCGGTGCCGTTGGTTATTTTGCCCCAAATGATGATTTTGACTTCAACGTTGTCATCCGGACGGCCATTATTAAAGAAAGGAGATTGTACTATTCTGTAGGCGGTGCCATAACTTCCGATTCAGATCCGGAAGAGGAGTGGCAGGAGAGCTGGTTGAAAGCCCGTGCATTACCTGTAAATCATACGTTTTGGTAG